The Papilio machaon chromosome 25, ilPapMach1.1, whole genome shotgun sequence genome contains a region encoding:
- the LOC106713291 gene encoding uncharacterized protein LOC106713291, whose product MAEDDGEIEFLDEDADIVQQCVHTDEDPPPLKAPIPFLVERSPVEKPRKKRKTEEDSDYEPSKDAPSKYKKRKTQKIPRSSIKSQKYEYFAQSAPIKYKVKEYGPRKMKKSQIKTEEIPRTQLDIRIPDYDDPLCMPVRAVKKDGSDTTKLKIWNNLCLEHFKKSDTVLRPDNGETVSSKRTVLLKNIFNKFTGRQETSMWTKTMVTNNKGVTKSDVVQSVLPKYREKKVLNYNLIDTKRRKSYHHVDEVILTKEDQKDGEQLIVYKPRETISLVYKMFEKPENSEGKEEDEEQKKYMKEVASCRMCAPCFQVSWRGSRKEDKKIRCQICSVVCASVQRLLAHLKSHSAHDMNKYKRLVSRALAKVVGYQYRCRICQQNYPGVGELRRHVLTHRGTETFICEVGGHLAT is encoded by the exons ATGGCTGAAGATGACGGTGAAATCGAATTCCTAGATGAGGATGCGGATATTGTCCAACAATGTGTTCATACTGATGAAGACCCGCCGCCTCTAAAAGCTCCAATTCCATTTCTTGTCGAACGAAGTCCCGTTGAAAAGCCAAGAAAAAAGCGAAAAACTGAAGAAGATTCTGATTACGAACCTTCAAAGGATGCTCCATCGAAATACAAAAAGCGTAAAACTCAAAAAATACCACGATCATCAATAAAGTCTCAAAAGTACGAATATTTCGCTCAATCTGCGCCAATCAAATATAAAGTCAAGGAGTATGGACCtcgaaaaatgaaaaaatcacaaataaaGACTGAAGAAATACCTAGAACACAATTAGATATTCGTATACCTGATTATGACGATCCATTATGTATGCCAGTTCGTGCAGTAAAAAAGGACGGAAGTGACACAACGAAGTTGAAGATTTGGAACAATTTGTGTTTggaacattttaagaaaagtgACACTGTGCTAAGACCCGATAATGGTGAGACTGTGTCATCTAAAAGAACTGTGCtcctaaaaaatatattcaataaatttacag GTAGACAAGAAACAAGCATGTGGACTAAGACAATGGTCACAAACAATAAAGGAGTGACCAAATCCGATGTAGTTCAATCCGTGTTACCAAAGTACAGAGAGAAGAAAGTATTAAACTATAACCTTATTGACACCAAGAGACGGAAGTCTTACCATCATGTGGATGAAGTGATATTAACTAAAGAAGATCAGAAGGATGGAGAGCAATTGATAGTTTATAAACCAAGAGAAACTATCTCTTTGgtctataaaatgtttgagAAACC TGAGAATTCTGAGGGTAAGGAAGAAGATGAGGAGCAGAAGAAATATATGAAGGAAGTGGCAAGCTGCAGGATGTGTGCCCCATGCTTTCAGGTATCCTGGCGAGGCTCCCGGAAGGAGGATAAGA AGATAAGATGTCAAATCTGCTCGGTGGTGTGTGCCAGCGTGCAGCGTCTGCTGGCACACCTCAAGTCGCACTCCGCACATGATATGAACAAGTACAAGAGGCTTGTCTCCAGAGCCTTGGCCAAA GTTGTTGGGTACCAGTACAGATGTCGCATCTGCCAGCAGAATTATCCCGGAGTAGGGGAACTTCGCAGACATGTGCTTACACACCGag GTACGGAGACATTTATCTGCGAAGTTGGCGGACATCTTGCTACGTAA
- the LOC106717338 gene encoding serine/arginine repetitive matrix protein 1-like isoform X2, translated as MSDNEDILGDDLGDHSLADYNLGNEEEEELLADDYDHSTSQNVPTSDATAYGESVDIVQPTYDSNHIDYSQQPASYPVISDSECVVPNITTEVQDTRLPEHSTYAPYPESRTYELEHAVPPPIPAAPIESPQIVPSEVPTSNIGDLGARERFTSERPPGSQRTPQVRDIPDSLDKVVVPRGGFSGRGRNSWRNPHYRTPHPYRRNNMHRNNYVARPSFTPQVTVWANQPKTIRPNIPEIRSDIPPPKIVPDVSPERPMLPQEPLRPVENRYPPSFNQFRPNDPRPFVTRPAFEPRPAFQYPPSYPRFPPIREIVPSGVSHIPQVTIHQHPVMPKMGREPEVRMLPMQLPPNIPPGGLAGKKVLINPHFKGNFQPPVEGLPTYIPTRIQKSPPLSPTLEQKFGPIKDIDDAAERFIAEQRNALARAAGRKLPRRSPQRYIENTTIEIENELARRSEDEELLRRQEEFINANRAGLRRRMRSPSPPPRRSPSPRRSPPRRTRNEVHDEESEYRRRLREQESLRERVLRAKEVRRRKNAVALQKQIDDKERDKTDKDDTQPEVETKQDVPKVDDKPEIIKTVEPVDKPSSTQPDRPDTTRSPDKEVKVQPEIRERSPISQEDPEVNSTCENLTPPREEMPVKESAASPERALTPPLPPAAGGRGASDDELDLILDDIDGILSDDDDTGRFKDSVQSEEEKQKSQVDLRSKLVTNKPAERPQRQKIVFEHKEERKKDKSPVRRTVVTSSTKADEQQDKKTNKTKSKSDATTKSRTRIIFNKKETEKPKEEEKSIKPFSNRRVVLQRKPNQTISMGIFTRAVRTAINSAHKHEPQVEYASDSDEAGAVGGGAPGAVGGGAAGGGARTAHVDNLPHGITDTRLKTLAGDHVQNLVLDKEERRAKLTFKTSAAAESFKKKFHNKMVAASRLTVTLR; from the exons atgTCGGACAA TGAAGATATATTAGGCGATGATCTTGGTGATCACAGTCTTGCAGACTACAACTTAGGTAATGAAGAGGAAGAAGAGCTTTTGGCCGACGATTATGACCATAGTACGTCACAGAATGTGCCTACATCTGACGCCACGGCGTACGGAGAAAGTGTTGATATTGTTCAACCAACTTATGATTCCAATCATATAGATTATTCACAg CAGCCTGCCTCATATCCAGTGATAAGTGATAGTGAATGTGTGGTACCTAATATAACAACAGAAGTACAAGACACAAGACTTCCGGAACATTCCACCTATGCACCATACCCAGAATCACGGACATATGAATTAGAACATGCTGTACCTCCACCAATT CCAGCTGCACCAATTGAATCTCCTCAGATTGTACCTTCTGAAGTACCAACATCAAATATTG GTGACCTAGGTGCCAGAGAACGGTTTACATCGGAGCGACCTCCAGGATCACAGAGGACACCTCAAGTCAGAGATATACCAGACAGCTTAG ACAAAGTGGTAGTCCCGAGGGGTGGTTTTAGCGGACGGGGGCGCAACTCGTGGCGCAATCCTCATTACCGCACCCCGCACCCTTACCGCAGAAACAATATGCATAGG AATAATTACGTAGCCCGACCTTCTTTTACACCACAAGTGACAGTTTGGGCAAATCAACCTAAAACAATCAGACCTAACATACCTGAAATACGTTCTGATATACCGCCACCGAAGATCGTACCGGATGTGTCTCCAGAAAGACCAATGTTACCTCAAGAACCATTGAGACCGGTTGAAAACCGTTATCCACCAAGTTTCAATCAATTCAGACCGAATGATCCAAGACCGTTCGTTACTAGACCGGCTTTTGAACCGAGACCTGCCTTCCAGTATCCACCGAGTTACCCCAGGTTCCCACCAATCCGGGAGATAGTTCCCAGCGGTGTATCCCATATCCCACAAGTGACTATACACCAACATCCAGTTATGCCCAAGATGGGACGTGAACCTGAAGTGAGGATGTTACCGATGCAGTTGCCACCTAATATACCACCCGGAGGACTTGCCGGAAAGAAGGTGTTGATCAATCCACATTTTAAAGGCAACTTCCAACCACCAGTTGAAG GGCTCCCTACGTACATACCGACAAGAATACAAAAGAGTCCGCCGCTGAGCCCCACACTCGAGCAAAAATTTG GTCCCATTAAAGATATAGATGATGCTGCGGAGAGGTTCATAGCAGAGCAAAGGAATGCATTAGCTCGTGCAGCTGGTAGGAAGTTACCCAGGAGGTCACCGCAGAG ataCATTGAGAACACAACTATAGAGATAGAGAATGAGTTGGCTCGTCGCAGTGAGGATGAGGAGTTGTTGCGGAGACAGGAAGAGTTTATCAATGCAAATAGAGCTGGTCTGCGAAGGAG GATGAGGTCCCCCAGCCCCCCACCGCGCCGCTCGCCCTCCCCCCGCCGCTCTCCGCCGCGTCGCACTCGCAATGAAGTGCACGACGAG gAGAGTGAGTACAGACGTCGTCTCAGAGAACAGGAGAGTTTGAGAGAGAGAGTACTGCGCGCTAAGGAGGTGCGCAGGCGCAAGAACGCAGTCGCATTACAGAAGCAGATAGATGACAA GGAACGAGATAAAACAGACAAAGATGATACACAACCCGAAGTAGAAACTAAACAAGATGTACCAAAAGTCGATGATAAACCAGAGATAATAAAAACTGTAGAACCAGTTGACAAGCCGAGCAGCACCCAGCCGGATAGACCGGACACCACCAGGTCTCCGGACAAGGAGGTGAAAGTGCAGCCGGAGATCAGAGAGCGTTCCCCGATCAGCCAAGAGGATCCTGAAGTTAATTCTACTTGTG AGAACTTGACACCCCCCAGAGAAGAGATGCCAGTGAAGGAGAGTGCGGCTTCCCCCGAGCGCGCCCTCACCCCTCCCCTGCCACCCGCTGCTGGGGGGAGGGGGGCCAGTGACGACGAGCTCGACCTCATCCTTGATGACATCGATGGCATCCTCTCCGATGATGATGACACCGGCCGCTTCAAAGACTCTGTGCA GTCTGAGGAGGAGAAGCAGAAGTCGCAGGTAGACCTGCGCAGTAAGCTGGTCACCAACAAGCCAGCAGAACGTCCGCAACGACAGAAGATTGTCTTTGAACACAAGGAGGAACGTAAGAAAG ACAAGTCTCCGGTGCGCAGAACTGTTGTGACCAGTTCTACTAAAGCTGATGAACAACAGGATAAGAAAACCAATaag aCAAAATCAAAGAGCGATGCCACAACAAAGTCTAGAACAAGGAtcatatttaataagaaagag ACGGAGAAACCAAAAGAGGAGGAGAAAAGTATTAAACCATTCAGCAACCGACGAGTGGTTCTCCAAAGGAAACCAAACCAGACTATATCTATGGGTATATTCACACGCGCTGTCAGAACCGCCATCAATTCCGCGCACAAACACGAGCCACAAGTTGAATACGCCTCTGATTCAGACGAGGCCGGA GCTGTGGGGGGCGGAGCGCCCGGGGCTGTGGGGGGCGGAGCTGCGGGGGGCGGAGCCCGCACCGCACATGTAGACAATCTGCCACACGGCATCACTGATACACGTCTCAAGACCCTCGCCGGAGACCACGTCCAG
- the LOC106717338 gene encoding serine/arginine repetitive matrix protein 1-like isoform X1 — protein MSDNEDILGDDLGDHSLADYNLGNEEEEELLADDYDHSTSQNVPTSDATAYGESVDIVQPTYDSNHIDYSQQPASYPVISDSECVVPNITTEVQDTRLPEHSTYAPYPESRTYELEHAVPPPIPAAPIESPQIVPSEVPTSNIGDLGARERFTSERPPGSQRTPQVRDIPDSLDKVVVPRGGFSGRGRNSWRNPHYRTPHPYRRNNMHRNNYVARPSFTPQVTVWANQPKTIRPNIPEIRSDIPPPKIVPDVSPERPMLPQEPLRPVENRYPPSFNQFRPNDPRPFVTRPAFEPRPAFQYPPSYPRFPPIREIVPSGVSHIPQVTIHQHPVMPKMGREPEVRMLPMQLPPNIPPGGLAGKKVLINPHFKGNFQPPVEGLPTYIPTRIQKSPPLSPTLEQKFGPIKDIDDAAERFIAEQRNALARAAGRKLPRRSPQRYIENTTIEIENELARRSEDEELLRRQEEFINANRAGLRRRMRSPSPPPRRSPSPRRSPPRRTRNEVHDEESEYRRRLREQESLRERVLRAKEVRRRKNAVALQKQIDDKERDKTDKDDTQPEVETKQDVPKVDDKPEIIKTVEPVDKPSSTQPDRPDTTRSPDKEVKVQPEIRERSPISQEDPEVNSTCENLTPPREEMPVKESAASPERALTPPLPPAAGGRGASDDELDLILDDIDGILSDDDDTGRFKDSVQSEEEKQKSQVDLRSKLVTNKPAERPQRQKIVFEHKEERKKDKSPVRRTVVTSSTKADEQQDKKTNKTKSKSDATTKSRTRIIFNKKETEKPKEEEKSIKPFSNRRVVLQRKPNQTISMGIFTRAVRTAINSAHKHEPQVEYASDSDEAGAVGGGAPGAVGGGAAGGGARTAHVDNLPHGITDTRLKTLAGDHVQNLVLDKEERRAKLTFKTSAAAESFKKKFHNKMVAASRLTVTLR, from the exons atgTCGGACAA TGAAGATATATTAGGCGATGATCTTGGTGATCACAGTCTTGCAGACTACAACTTAGGTAATGAAGAGGAAGAAGAGCTTTTGGCCGACGATTATGACCATAGTACGTCACAGAATGTGCCTACATCTGACGCCACGGCGTACGGAGAAAGTGTTGATATTGTTCAACCAACTTATGATTCCAATCATATAGATTATTCACAg CAGCCTGCCTCATATCCAGTGATAAGTGATAGTGAATGTGTGGTACCTAATATAACAACAGAAGTACAAGACACAAGACTTCCGGAACATTCCACCTATGCACCATACCCAGAATCACGGACATATGAATTAGAACATGCTGTACCTCCACCAATT CCAGCTGCACCAATTGAATCTCCTCAGATTGTACCTTCTGAAGTACCAACATCAAATATTG GTGACCTAGGTGCCAGAGAACGGTTTACATCGGAGCGACCTCCAGGATCACAGAGGACACCTCAAGTCAGAGATATACCAGACAGCTTAG ACAAAGTGGTAGTCCCGAGGGGTGGTTTTAGCGGACGGGGGCGCAACTCGTGGCGCAATCCTCATTACCGCACCCCGCACCCTTACCGCAGAAACAATATGCATAGG AATAATTACGTAGCCCGACCTTCTTTTACACCACAAGTGACAGTTTGGGCAAATCAACCTAAAACAATCAGACCTAACATACCTGAAATACGTTCTGATATACCGCCACCGAAGATCGTACCGGATGTGTCTCCAGAAAGACCAATGTTACCTCAAGAACCATTGAGACCGGTTGAAAACCGTTATCCACCAAGTTTCAATCAATTCAGACCGAATGATCCAAGACCGTTCGTTACTAGACCGGCTTTTGAACCGAGACCTGCCTTCCAGTATCCACCGAGTTACCCCAGGTTCCCACCAATCCGGGAGATAGTTCCCAGCGGTGTATCCCATATCCCACAAGTGACTATACACCAACATCCAGTTATGCCCAAGATGGGACGTGAACCTGAAGTGAGGATGTTACCGATGCAGTTGCCACCTAATATACCACCCGGAGGACTTGCCGGAAAGAAGGTGTTGATCAATCCACATTTTAAAGGCAACTTCCAACCACCAGTTGAAG GGCTCCCTACGTACATACCGACAAGAATACAAAAGAGTCCGCCGCTGAGCCCCACACTCGAGCAAAAATTTG GTCCCATTAAAGATATAGATGATGCTGCGGAGAGGTTCATAGCAGAGCAAAGGAATGCATTAGCTCGTGCAGCTGGTAGGAAGTTACCCAGGAGGTCACCGCAGAG ataCATTGAGAACACAACTATAGAGATAGAGAATGAGTTGGCTCGTCGCAGTGAGGATGAGGAGTTGTTGCGGAGACAGGAAGAGTTTATCAATGCAAATAGAGCTGGTCTGCGAAGGAG GATGAGGTCCCCCAGCCCCCCACCGCGCCGCTCGCCCTCCCCCCGCCGCTCTCCGCCGCGTCGCACTCGCAATGAAGTGCACGACGAG gAGAGTGAGTACAGACGTCGTCTCAGAGAACAGGAGAGTTTGAGAGAGAGAGTACTGCGCGCTAAGGAGGTGCGCAGGCGCAAGAACGCAGTCGCATTACAGAAGCAGATAGATGACAA GGAACGAGATAAAACAGACAAAGATGATACACAACCCGAAGTAGAAACTAAACAAGATGTACCAAAAGTCGATGATAAACCAGAGATAATAAAAACTGTAGAACCAGTTGACAAGCCGAGCAGCACCCAGCCGGATAGACCGGACACCACCAGGTCTCCGGACAAGGAGGTGAAAGTGCAGCCGGAGATCAGAGAGCGTTCCCCGATCAGCCAAGAGGATCCTGAAGTTAATTCTACTTGTG AGAACTTGACACCCCCCAGAGAAGAGATGCCAGTGAAGGAGAGTGCGGCTTCCCCCGAGCGCGCCCTCACCCCTCCCCTGCCACCCGCTGCTGGGGGGAGGGGGGCCAGTGACGACGAGCTCGACCTCATCCTTGATGACATCGATGGCATCCTCTCCGATGATGATGACACCGGCCGCTTCAAAGACTCTGTGCA GTCTGAGGAGGAGAAGCAGAAGTCGCAGGTAGACCTGCGCAGTAAGCTGGTCACCAACAAGCCAGCAGAACGTCCGCAACGACAGAAGATTGTCTTTGAACACAAGGAGGAACGTAAGAAAG ACAAGTCTCCGGTGCGCAGAACTGTTGTGACCAGTTCTACTAAAGCTGATGAACAACAGGATAAGAAAACCAATaag aCAAAATCAAAGAGCGATGCCACAACAAAGTCTAGAACAAGGAtcatatttaataagaaagag ACGGAGAAACCAAAAGAGGAGGAGAAAAGTATTAAACCATTCAGCAACCGACGAGTGGTTCTCCAAAGGAAACCAAACCAGACTATATCTATGGGTATATTCACACGCGCTGTCAGAACCGCCATCAATTCCGCGCACAAACACGAGCCACAAGTTGAATACGCCTCTGATTCAGACGAGGCCGGAGCTG TGGGGGGCGGAGCGCCCGGGGCTGTGGGGGGCGGAGCTGCGGGGGGCGGAGCCCGCACCGCACATGTAGACAATCTGCCACACGGCATCACTGATACACGTCTCAAGACCCTCGCCGGAGACCACGTCCAG